From Sphingobacterium bambusae:
TTACAGCCTGTGTCAAGGCCAATGCCAATACGCAATATCCAATCTTCTTCATGTTTTTTACTTATGTTTTTCTACAATTTTCGTCACGATCGCCCGCGTTTCATCGGGGTAATCGACACTTACTTTATTTTTACTATTTAACCAAGCCTCAATGGCATATTCATACTTTCGTTTTAAACTATTGATCACCGGCACCCCCATCTGTTCCAAGGCAGCAGCATTCAGATGCTGCTCATATTGGTTCTTCATGGGCACCACCAGCAGCTTCTTATTCAGGTAGAGCGCTTCCGCCGGCGTCTCAAAGCCCGCTCCACACAAAACGCCCGACGCATTGGCCATGCTCTTAATGAAGCTGTCGCTCTGAATGGGGTTGATGGTCACGTTCTTCAACGTAAACTGCTTCTTGTTGTGCTTCGAATACACGTCCCATTGCACATCCGGAAATTTCGACAGATGCTTCAACAGATGCGCATCGTCATAGGAAGGCAGATACACCGTGTAATGGCCCAAATCTTTAGGTTCCAGCTCGCGGATAGATTGCCGGATGACCGGTGTGAAAACATTCTTGCTATAAGCCTTAAAATGAAAACCATAGGAGGTGCTTGTTGGCGCATAGTTTTTCATGATAAACTTGCCCAGCATATCCTTTTCATCGGGCTTTGGACTGGCCGCATCCAAGGCACCAATTTGGTGGCTCAGGCCGACGCAGGGCACATCCCGCGTTTGGCAGGCCCAAGCCGAGATAGGCTCGAAGTCGTTGATCACCAAATCATACTGCTCCACCGGAAGCTGGTTGATCTCCTGCACAAACTTGCGCACCGTGGAGCTCATAAAAGTGCGCCACAAGTCCACGCCACCCGACTTACCGAAAATAAAGCTTAAGCCATGCAAACGATACTTCACCTCAAAAGGCAATTGAATATCGGCCTGTATACCACTCACCAGCACATCGACCTCGCCCAAATCCCGTAGTATGGGAATAATGTCCAAGGCCCGGCACAAATGCCCGTTTCCTGTACCCTGAACCGCGTAGAGTATTTTCATAACTGCTCTTTTTTCTCTGCCCCAAAGTACAAATTTTATGCCTAAAACCGATGTAACAAAAGGCGCTATTTTAGTAGATTTTTGCGTAGATTTATGGGAACTAATGTAAACCAATTATGTCTAGAAGATTATGCCTGCTCAGCGCTCCTTTGGCCCTATTGCTCTCCTCTTGGGGATTCTTTGCCCACAAGCTCATCAACCAACATGCCGTGCATACGCTCCCTGCCGAGCTTTCCGTTTTTTACAAGAAGCACATACAGCTCATTACCGAGAAAGCCGTCGATCCGGATAAAAGATGCTATATAGACACGCTGGAATCACCGCGTCATTTTATCGATATAGACGATTACGATCAAGGGCAGATAGACTCCATCCCCATACATTGGTCGCAAGCCAAAGAAAAATACCAAGAGCGGCAGCTGCGCGCCCATGGCATCATCCCCTGGCAGATACAGCTCACCTACCAAAAGCTTGTTAAAGCATTCCGCGACAAGGAACTGCAGGATATTATCCGCCATTCGGCAGATCTAGGTCACTACCTCGCCGATGCCCATGTGCCCCTACATACCACAAGCAACTACAACGGTCAATATACCGGACAGATCGGCATCCATGCCTTTTGGGAGAGCCGCATTCCAGAAATGTTTGCCAAGCGCTACAACCTTTTGGTGGGCAAAGCCACCTATATCAAAAGCCCGCTGGACACCGCTTGGCTCATCGTGAAAGAAAGCCACGAACGGGTAGCGGATGTACTCGCTATCGAGCGGCAGCTGGCACGCGAATTTCCCAAAGATCGGCAGCGCGGCTATATAAAGCGCAACAATATCTTAGTAGGCACCTACTCCGATGCGTACACGGAAAAATACCACGAGCGGATGCAAGGTATGGTAGAGCAACGGATGCGCGCATCCATACGCCGCATCGGTTCGTTTTGGTTTTCAGCATGGGTAGATGCCGGGCAGCCTACACTCGATATCAAACGAAAAATGAACGCTTCCAAAGATACGCTGGGAACCTCGAACGGGAAGATTTTAGGTCGTGATGAATGGCATTGACCGCATGAGGCGCTGAGCGAAAGTAAAGAATAAAAAAGCGGACGATTATACGTCCGCTTTAAGTCTGCGTGTTAATGACACTATTTAACCTTCTCCATCCGGCCTACATCGTTTAAAGTGTTTTCCGGTTATCGTCGGAATTGGTATCGATCAACTTATTATACGGGTCGACGCCCACCTCTTTGGGCAGCTCCGAAACGATCAACGAAACCTTGTTGTTGATCTTCGTCACTTTGTGCCTTGCCAGATAGATCTCGTTATCGACCTCCGCCTTGCCTTCTTTTTTAGGCTCGCCAAACACCGCGATATCGACATAATCCTGCAGCGGTAACGACTGGAATTCCTTCTTGCCCACCTGCTCTTTCAGCGCCTGTCCTTTCACATCCTCATAAGAACGTTTGCCCTTATCGTCTGTGCGGTATTTCTGCACCTTAAAGGTAATATCCACTTGGTATTTCCCCTCCGACAACTTCTTGTACGTCGCCGCCTCCACATCGTTATCATAAACGGTGATCGTCTCATACATATCTTTAATCAGGTACTGCAAAGAGTCTGGCGTATGTTGTTTGAGCAAATCTACAAACTCCAAAGAAGTCGTGTAAGGCGCTTCTTGGAAGGCAACACGCGAAACATAGTCCTTCAAGAAGTTATTGAATTTATCTTCGCCCATAAAATCACTCATGGCATACATCACCACAGCTCCTTTATTGTAGTGTATATACTGCTGGTTCTCGGTTAGCGTCAACGGATTTTCCTTAAACGGCTCGTTACCGCGACCGGTAAGGTAGCTATCCAGTGATTCCTTCAAGAATTTACGCATCTGAAAATGACCGTAGGTTTTCTCCAACACCTTCAAAGAGCTGTATTCCGCCATAGACTCCGATAGCATCGTCGAGCCTTTGACATTGGCACC
This genomic window contains:
- a CDS encoding glycosyltransferase family protein — its product is MKILYAVQGTGNGHLCRALDIIPILRDLGEVDVLVSGIQADIQLPFEVKYRLHGLSFIFGKSGGVDLWRTFMSSTVRKFVQEINQLPVEQYDLVINDFEPISAWACQTRDVPCVGLSHQIGALDAASPKPDEKDMLGKFIMKNYAPTSTSYGFHFKAYSKNVFTPVIRQSIRELEPKDLGHYTVYLPSYDDAHLLKHLSKFPDVQWDVYSKHNKKQFTLKNVTINPIQSDSFIKSMANASGVLCGAGFETPAEALYLNKKLLVVPMKNQYEQHLNAAALEQMGVPVINSLKRKYEYAIEAWLNSKNKVSVDYPDETRAIVTKIVEKHK
- a CDS encoding zinc dependent phospholipase C family protein gives rise to the protein MSRRLCLLSAPLALLLSSWGFFAHKLINQHAVHTLPAELSVFYKKHIQLITEKAVDPDKRCYIDTLESPRHFIDIDDYDQGQIDSIPIHWSQAKEKYQERQLRAHGIIPWQIQLTYQKLVKAFRDKELQDIIRHSADLGHYLADAHVPLHTTSNYNGQYTGQIGIHAFWESRIPEMFAKRYNLLVGKATYIKSPLDTAWLIVKESHERVADVLAIERQLAREFPKDRQRGYIKRNNILVGTYSDAYTEKYHERMQGMVEQRMRASIRRIGSFWFSAWVDAGQPTLDIKRKMNASKDTLGTSNGKILGRDEWH